ACGTATAAACAGTTGCAGGCCTTGCTTGATCCCCAAGTCTTTGCGACTGCCATCTTGGGCGATAAAGGTTGGACTGTTGAATGGCCCGCCCCGGATATTCAGATTGGCGCCGATACTCAATATCTGGACGCTTTTCCAGAAATGAACCCTAACCCGCATCCGGCTTCGGCCGCTCATACCGCGCATTGAATGCCTGTACGAATCCATTGCGCAAAATCTGCAAAAACGCTTCGAACGCGCTGATATTTTGCTGATGCACGTTGCCGCTGAGCTCGACTTTGGTGGCGAACTGGTTTTTGGCCTGATTCTTCAGCACGGTTTCCGTGCCGCCCACCAGTGCTTCCCAGACAGAGCGGAAGATGCTCTTGTTCTGGTTTTCCACGTCTTGCTGCCAGTTGAATACTTCGACATCGCGCAGCAGCGGCTTGATGTAGCCGCTGACCTGGGCTTTTTTCGCTTGGGCTTCGATCACTACATCGCCGTGGCCGGCGTTGAAGTCGAACTTGCCGTAGGCCGAGGCAAAGTCGTTCATGCGCTTGAGTTCGATATCGCGGGCGCGGAGGCGGAACTGGAAGTCTTCGAAGTTACTCAGCGGATCGAATGTGGCACTGGTTTCCAGCGGTGCGTGGCCGAGCAGCAGGGCCTTGCCTTCGAAGCGAGCGTCGCGTTTGCCTTCCTTGTCGACAACGTTGGTCAGGTTGTAAATGCTCGCGTCGACGTTAGTGGCGTTCATGTTTACGGGTGGTTTGGAATTGAAGTTGCGAAAGCTTATTTTGCCGTCGTGAATCTGTACTTCGTCGAGGGTGATCGGTAGCAATTTGCCCAATTGCTCACGCCAGTTGGTGCCTTTACCTGTCTGGGAGTTCTGTTTATTGCCACCATCGACGAAGTTCACTTCGGGGTTGATGAACTGCACCTCCGCCACCACGGCATGGTCGTACCAGAGCGAATGCCAGCTCACAGACAGATCAATCAGCGGCGCATTGACGAAAGGCACAGGCACTTTGCCGTCGACCTTGACGATTTTCAGGCCGTTGATCTTGTAAGCACCGCGCCACCACGCCAGGTCGACATCGGTGATCTGTCCACGGTAATCACCCATGTTCGCCAGTTTGCCGTTCAGATAGTCGCGCACCATGTACGGCAGGGCGATGTGCAGTGCAATCAACAGCACGACAATCCCCGCGAAGATCCCTAACGGCCAGCTGTAACGACGCTTCATGGCGACAATTCCCGAACGATGTAACCGGTTGACTGCCTGCCGCCGCAGACGTTCGACTCGACTGGACTGTGATGGGCAACAGGCATACCTTGGGCGCTGAATTCAATGCTGCATAAGGACCCAGCCATGAGCCGTATTTTTGCTGACAACGCCCATTCCATCGGCAACACGCCGCTGGTGCAGATCAACCGCATCGCGCCGCGTGGCGTGACCATTCTGGCCAAGATCGAAGGGCGCAACCCCGGTTATTCGGTCAAGTGCCGTATCGGCGCCAACATGATCTGGGACGCCGAAAGCAGCGGCAAACTCAAGCCGGGCATGACCATCGTCGAGCCGACTTCGGGCAATACCGGCATCGGCCTGGCCTTCGTGGCGGCCGCTCGTGGCTACAAATTGATGCTGACCATGCCCGCGTCGATGAGTATCGAACGCCGTAAAGTGCTCAAGGCACTGGGCGCCGAACTGGTGCTGACCGAGCCGGCCAAGGGCATGAAAGGCGCGATCGAGAAGGCCGCCGAGATTGTTGCCAGCGATGCGGACAAATACTTCATGCCGGCGCAGTTCGATAACCCGGCCAACCCGGCCATTCACGAAAAAACCACCGGCCCGGAAATCTGGAATGACACCGATGGCGCCGTGGATGTGTTGGTCGCAGGGGTCGGCACCGGCGGAACCATCACTGGCGTTTCGCGGTATATCAAGAATACCCAGGGTAAACCGATTCTTTCGGTGGCCGTGGAGCCGGCCTCGTCGCCAGTGATTACCCAGGCACGGGCCGGCGAAGAGATCAAACCGAGCCCGCACAAGATTCAGGGCATCGGCGCAGGTTTCGTGCCGAAAAACCTTGATATGTCGATGGTCGACCGGGTAGAGCAAGTGACCGACGAGGAGTCTAAAGCCATGGCCCTGCGCCTGATGCAGGAAGAAGGCATCTTGTGCGGCATTTCCTGCGGGGCGGCAATGGCAGTCGCGGTGCGTTTGGCCGAAACGCCTGAGATGCAGGGCAAGACCATCGTGGTGATTCTGCCGGACTCCGGTGAGCGTTATCTGTCGAGCATGCTGTTCAGCGATCTCTTCACCGAGCAGGAGAACCAGCAGTAATCGAGTTGATTCAGGTCAGCCCAAGTTTAGGATGCTTATGTTAATAAATGCTTTGTTGCGCAATTCTTAACACTGAATCTTGGGTTGAACGGGTTTTGCCCCGGGCCAGGAGTGTTTATCATGGCCGGCTGCCATGCCGGGTAAAGGGCGTTGCGCAGCGTTGTCTTTATTCCAAGGAGTTGTTGATGACCTTTTCGTTTGCCGCCAAGGCTTCGGTGTTGCTGCTGTTTCTGGGCAGCACGCTCTATGTGCATTTGCGCGGCAAGGCGCGTTTGCCGGTATTGCGTCAGTTCGTCAACCACTCGGCGCTGTTCGCCCCCTACAACGCCTTGATGTACCTGTTCTCCGCTGTACCGTCCAAGCCGTACCTGGATCGCAGCAAATTCCCGGAGCTGGATGTGCTGCGCGATAACTGGGAAACCATCCGCGACGAAGCCATGCACCTGTTCGACGAGGGTTACATCCGCGCCGCCGAGAAGAACAACGACGCGGGTTTCGGTTCCTTCTTCAAGAAGGGCTGGAAGCGTTTCTATCTCAAGTGGTACGACAAACCGCTACCGTCGGCCGAAACCCTGTGCCCGAAAACCGTGGCGCTGGTCAGTGCCATTCCGAATGTCAAAGGCGCGATGTTCGCGCTGCTGCCGGGCGGCAGCCACCTCAATCCGCACCGCGATCCGTTTGCCGGTTCCCTGCGCTATCACCTCGGTCTGTCGACACCGAACTCCGACGACTGCCGGATCTTCGTCGATGGTCAGGTCTACGCCTGGCGCGACGGTGAAGACGTGATGTTCGACGAGACCTATGTGCATTGGGTCAAGAACGAAACCGACAAGACCCGTGTCATCCTGTTCTGCGACATCGAACGTCCGCTGAGCAACCCTTTGATGACCCGCATCAACCGTTTCATCAGTGGCTGGCTCGGTCGCGCGACTGCGCCACAGAATCTTGACGATGAACGCGTCGGCGGGATCAACCAGGCCTACGCCTGGAGCAAGAACTTCAGTGACAAGTTCAGCGGTGTGGTCAAACAGTGGAAACGCCGTCATCCGAAAGCCTACCGTGTGCTGCGGCCGGTGTTGGCGGTGGTGGTCTTGACGTTGCTCGGGTATTGGCTGTTTGGTTGAGGTCTAACCAGAAATGAAAAACCGCTCCTTGTGAGCGGTTTTTTCATGATGGGAATGCGAAAGAGGCGCCCGCGAGAATACCACCTGGCTCCTCAACGGCTGGATTTGCCAATGCCTCCCTGATTCGCTGCAACTCCTTTTCAGACAACTCTCCAGAAGACCGCTTTCTATTGGCCTTTGTTGATTTGGCGTCTGAGGCCTTGTTTTCAACGACAGCTTTCATGGTGTCTCCGGCGTTGATCATTAAATGAGCAGTTGCCCGATACTAGTCTTAGTCAATAAGCTTCACAAGCCGACCCTCTGAATCGAACTCAAAGCCCAGTTGCTGGTAAAGAGAGATGACCCCCGGTAGAGGCTCCTGAATTTCAATTTGTTTGCTGCCTATGATTCGCGCGAAGTGAGTAACGGCGGTCAATGCAAACGTCGCGACGCGGCTCTTGAGCGGGTGATCGTTTCCTGCCTTGCCCTCCAGACGCACAATCTTCACTCTCAATCGACTCTGATCAGGGTTCGCAAAGCAGAGTCCGCACAGTTCCTGATCAAACCAGATGGCCAAATCGAAGCCCAATGGCTCTCTGGTCTTCCACCTGACAACTTCCTGCCAGGAGAAATGAGGATCAAGCCACTTTTCATAGGCGCTCAACGCCCGTGCATCGATTGCTTCGAAACGAACTCTGGAATGATCGACATCTGCGATGCCTTTCTGCGCCAAATCATCTTTTAGTCTTGCAAACGTAGTACTCGCCAGTTTCCTGGCTTGCGACCTGTATAACTGATACCGCAAATACGTCCGTTCCCTTGGCATGTGATCTCTTGCATTCCATGTCTCCGTCGTTGGGCATTGCTCTTGCCGATCAGCCTATCCACCGCCCTTCAGCCTGTCGCTACCGGCCCTTTGCCCAAGTCGTTGCAATCCATGTCCCACGCTGGTTATAGTCGGCGCTCGTGAGCCAGACGACTCACGTTCAAAATCCTTCAAAAAAGATCAGCCCAAATGCCTGCATCCCTCATCAACGCGGTAGTCGATTCAGCGGTCAGCGCTGGCGTCGTGCCGTGCGGGAATCAGCAGCCCGGGCAGATCAGTCATTACCCCCCACCTGTCAGTAGCACGCCGGTGTGCGCAGTCGTATCACCGCCGGGCGTTGGCGTTTCGGGCTGATCGGCAGTTTCTGCTGACCCCTGTGCCCGCCGGAAAAACCTACTGAATTTCAGCTTCGGCTGAGTTGGCTATTTGCCTGACTACAGGTGGTATTCATGTTTGTCCTTTCGAAAAAGTCTGCGCTCGCGGCGACGTCCACGAGCCTGTTCGTTCTACTGTGGAGCAGTGGGGCGATTTTCTCCAAATGGGGCTTGGCCCACGCGTCACCGTTTGCCTTTCTGCTGATTCGCTTTGCCATTGCCCTGTGCGGGTTGGTGCTGCTGATTCCGTTGCTCAAGCTGAAGTTGCCCAAGGGCGGCAGGCCGATGCTGTTTGCGATTGCCACGGGTGTGGTGTTGTTGGGGGCGTATCAGATTTTCTATCTGCTGGCCCTCAACACCAAAGTCACCCCGGGGGTGATGGCGACCATCATGGGCGTGCAACCGATTCTCACGGTGGTGTTGATGGAGCGGCAGCGCTCGGCCAGCCGGATGTTCGGGCTGGCACTAGGGTTGGCCGGTCTGATCATGGTGGTGTATCAGGGGATCGGTCTGGCCGGGATGTCGTGGGCGGGGATGCTGTTCGGTTTGCTGGCGCTGGCGAGCATGACCCTTGGTTCAATCATGCAGAAGCGCATCACCGACAATCCTCTCGGCACGCTGCCGGTGCAGTATCTGGCCGGACTGTTGTTGTGTGGGATCTTCGTGCCGTTCCAGCCGTTTTATTTCGAGCACAGCGCGGGTTTCATCGTGCCGGTGTTGTGGATGGGGCTGGTGGTCTCGGTGCTGGCGACGCTGTTGCTGTATCGGCTGATCGCGCGGGGCAATCTGGTGAATGTCACCAGCCTGTTTTATCTGGTGCCGGCGGTGACGGCGGTGATGGACTACCTGATTTTCGGTAATCGTCTCGCCGCTCTCAGCGTCTTGGGCATGCTGCTGATCATCGTCGGTCTGGCATTCGTCTTCCGTAAAACAGTGTAAACCGCAAAAGGCCCGGAGCCTGTCTCCGGGCCTTTTTCATTTGCTCAACGCATGCTCGGCCCGCACCGAATTCATGAACGCCTGCATCGCCGAGGACTGAATACGGTGGCGTCGGGTAATCAGACCGAACGGTGGCAATCGCGCTTCAAACTTGATCGGCAGCACCGCCAGCAGGTCTCGACCGGGATAGTCCTCGACCACCGACACCGGCGTTACGCCGAGCATGTCGGTCTGCTGGATCAATGACAGCAAGGTCATGATCGAGGTGGTTTCGACGATGCTGCTGGGGATGTCGACCCGGGCGTTGTGGAACACCTGATTGATGATCGCGCGCATCGGACTCGGTTGCTGTTGCAGCACCCAGGTCATGTTTTGCAATTCTGCCCAGCTGAGGTTTTTCTCTTTCGCCAGCGGGTTCTGCGCGCCGGCAATCACGCACAAGGCTTCTTCGCCGAGACTGTCGAAGAGCAATTCTTCGGCCCGCGCTCCGGCGGGAATTCGCCCCAGCACGATGTCCAGTTGATCCTGTAGCAGCGCTTGCACGAGCACGTCGCTGGTGTCGACCTGAATGCTCATTGATAACCGTGGATGGCTTTGCTTCAAGGTCGCGATAGTCCGCGTCAGCAACCCCGAGGCCAGCGCCGGAATCGCCCCGACCGCAACCCGTCCGAGATTGCCCGACTCCAGCGCCACCAATTCTTCACGCATGCCGCTGAGTTCGGCGAAGACCATGCGCGCGTAATAGATCACCGTCTCGCCGAAGGGCGTCGAGCGCATGCCTCGGGGCAGGCGCTCGAACAGTTCGACGCCGAGCAAATCTTCGGCCTCGTGCAGCATTTTGGTCGCCGCCGGTTGAGTCATGCCGATGTGGTCGGCGGCGCGGCGCAGCGAGCCGAATTCCTGCAACGCCAGCATCAGCCGCAACTGGCGCAGACGCAGGCGGCTGTGGATCACGTTGGCATCAGGAATTCGGGTCATGGGCCGTGCTCGCGAAAAAGACAGGTGGCCAGCCTGACAACAAATGTCAGGCAGTGCCAGTCCTGTGTCACAGCACCGATTTTGGCTTGGCCGCAGAAGGCTTGCGCAAACCGACCATGACTTGCAGCGCCTTGGAGATCAACGGCCAGAACAGCATCAGCAACGCCGCCGTGGTCAGGCAGCCCACCAACGGGTTGGACCAGAAGATCCCCAAGTGTCCGTCGGAGAACAGCATCGATTGGCGGAACGCATCTTCAGCCTTGTCGCCCAGCACTGCCGCAAGCACCAGCGGCGCGATCGGGTAGCCGAGTTTCTTGAACAGATAACCCAGGGCGCCGAAGCCGAGCATCAGCACCACATCGACGAACGAGTTGTGCACCGAGTAGGCACCGATGGCACAGACCATGATGATGATCGGCGCGATGATCGAGAACGGAATGCGCAGGATCGAGGCGAACAACGGCACGGTGGCCAACACCACGATCAGGCTCACCACGTTGCCCAGGTACATGCTGGCGATCAGGCCCCAGACAAAATCGTGCTGCTCGACGAACAGGGTAGGGCCAGGGTGCAGACCCCAGATCATCAAGCCGCCGAGCATCACCGCTGCGGTGGCCGAACCGGGAATGCCCAGGGTCAGCATCGGCAGCAATGCGCTGGTGCCGGCGGAGTGGTCGGCGGTTTCCGGAGCGATCACGCCTTCCAGTTCACCTTTACCGAAGTTGTCGCGATTCTTCGAAAAACGCCGCGCCAGGCTGTAGCTCATGAACGAAGCCGCCGTCGGCCCACCGGGAGTGATGCCCATCCAGCAACCGACCAACGTGCTGCGCACAATGGTCAGCCAGTAACGCGGCAGTTTTGCCCAGGTACGCAGGATTACCATCGGTGTGATGCGCGCATGTTCGCCGCGAAACACCAGACCTTCTTCCACCGTGCAGAGGATTTCACCGATGCCGAACAGTCCGATCACCGCCACTTCGAAGCTGATCCCGGTCATCAACGCGGGTTGGTCGAAGGTCAGGCGCAGGTTGCCGGACACGGTGTCCATGCCGACGGCCGCCATGGCGAAACCGATCATCATCGCCACCACGGTTTTCAGTGGTGGGTTCTTGCTCATGCCAATGAACGTGCAGAAGGCCAACAGGTATACCGCAAAGAATTCCGGTGAGCTGAAGGACATGGCGAACGCGGCGATCTTGGTCGACAGGAACGTCAGCAACAACACGCCGGCCAGTGCGCCGATCAGCGCCGAACTGAACGCGGCGGTGAGGGCTTCGGCGGCGCGGCCTTCACGGGCCATCGGGTAGCCGTCGAAGGTGGTCGCCACCGATGACGGCTCACCGGGGATGTTGAACAGAATCGAGGTGATCGACCCGCCGAACAACGCCCCCCAATACATGCACGACAACAGGATAATCGCCGACACCGGCGACATGGTGAAGGTCAGAGGCAGCAGCAACGCAACGCCGTTGGGGGCGCCGAGGCCGGGCAACACACCGACCAGAATGCCCAGCAGCACGCCGATCACCATCAGACCGATGTGGCCCGGGGTCATGATCAGGTTCATGCCTTGCATCAGGGAATCGAATTCGCTCATTTGAAGTTTCTCCCGGCGAGGGCGATCCAGTCGCCCATCGGGCCGGCATCCAGCGGCACCTTGAACCACAGCGCGAAGATCAGATAACTGGCGAGCACCGCGCCGAGCGAGACGCTGCCGATCATCCATTTGCCATAGGGTTTTACGCGTACTTTGTCG
The sequence above is drawn from the Pseudomonas sp. FP2196 genome and encodes:
- a CDS encoding DUF2442 domain-containing protein; the protein is MKRPRLAAVTALSDSRLALCFVDGRALTLDLSRDIQTYKQLQALLDPQVFATAILGDKGWTVEWPAPDIQIGADTQYLDAFPEMNPNPHPASAAHTAH
- a CDS encoding DUF748 domain-containing protein, translating into MKRRYSWPLGIFAGIVVLLIALHIALPYMVRDYLNGKLANMGDYRGQITDVDLAWWRGAYKINGLKIVKVDGKVPVPFVNAPLIDLSVSWHSLWYDHAVVAEVQFINPEVNFVDGGNKQNSQTGKGTNWREQLGKLLPITLDEVQIHDGKISFRNFNSKPPVNMNATNVDASIYNLTNVVDKEGKRDARFEGKALLLGHAPLETSATFDPLSNFEDFQFRLRARDIELKRMNDFASAYGKFDFNAGHGDVVIEAQAKKAQVSGYIKPLLRDVEVFNWQQDVENQNKSIFRSVWEALVGGTETVLKNQAKNQFATKVELSGNVHQQNISAFEAFLQILRNGFVQAFNARYERPKPDAG
- the cysK gene encoding cysteine synthase A, with the protein product MSRIFADNAHSIGNTPLVQINRIAPRGVTILAKIEGRNPGYSVKCRIGANMIWDAESSGKLKPGMTIVEPTSGNTGIGLAFVAAARGYKLMLTMPASMSIERRKVLKALGAELVLTEPAKGMKGAIEKAAEIVASDADKYFMPAQFDNPANPAIHEKTTGPEIWNDTDGAVDVLVAGVGTGGTITGVSRYIKNTQGKPILSVAVEPASSPVITQARAGEEIKPSPHKIQGIGAGFVPKNLDMSMVDRVEQVTDEESKAMALRLMQEEGILCGISCGAAMAVAVRLAETPEMQGKTIVVILPDSGERYLSSMLFSDLFTEQENQQ
- a CDS encoding aspartyl/asparaginyl beta-hydroxylase domain-containing protein, which produces MTFSFAAKASVLLLFLGSTLYVHLRGKARLPVLRQFVNHSALFAPYNALMYLFSAVPSKPYLDRSKFPELDVLRDNWETIRDEAMHLFDEGYIRAAEKNNDAGFGSFFKKGWKRFYLKWYDKPLPSAETLCPKTVALVSAIPNVKGAMFALLPGGSHLNPHRDPFAGSLRYHLGLSTPNSDDCRIFVDGQVYAWRDGEDVMFDETYVHWVKNETDKTRVILFCDIERPLSNPLMTRINRFISGWLGRATAPQNLDDERVGGINQAYAWSKNFSDKFSGVVKQWKRRHPKAYRVLRPVLAVVVLTLLGYWLFG
- a CDS encoding DMT family transporter; protein product: MFVLSKKSALAATSTSLFVLLWSSGAIFSKWGLAHASPFAFLLIRFAIALCGLVLLIPLLKLKLPKGGRPMLFAIATGVVLLGAYQIFYLLALNTKVTPGVMATIMGVQPILTVVLMERQRSASRMFGLALGLAGLIMVVYQGIGLAGMSWAGMLFGLLALASMTLGSIMQKRITDNPLGTLPVQYLAGLLLCGIFVPFQPFYFEHSAGFIVPVLWMGLVVSVLATLLLYRLIARGNLVNVTSLFYLVPAVTAVMDYLIFGNRLAALSVLGMLLIIVGLAFVFRKTV
- a CDS encoding LysR family transcriptional regulator, producing MTRIPDANVIHSRLRLRQLRLMLALQEFGSLRRAADHIGMTQPAATKMLHEAEDLLGVELFERLPRGMRSTPFGETVIYYARMVFAELSGMREELVALESGNLGRVAVGAIPALASGLLTRTIATLKQSHPRLSMSIQVDTSDVLVQALLQDQLDIVLGRIPAGARAEELLFDSLGEEALCVIAGAQNPLAKEKNLSWAELQNMTWVLQQQPSPMRAIINQVFHNARVDIPSSIVETTSIMTLLSLIQQTDMLGVTPVSVVEDYPGRDLLAVLPIKFEARLPPFGLITRRHRIQSSAMQAFMNSVRAEHALSK
- a CDS encoding tripartite tricarboxylate transporter permease, which produces MSEFDSLMQGMNLIMTPGHIGLMVIGVLLGILVGVLPGLGAPNGVALLLPLTFTMSPVSAIILLSCMYWGALFGGSITSILFNIPGEPSSVATTFDGYPMAREGRAAEALTAAFSSALIGALAGVLLLTFLSTKIAAFAMSFSSPEFFAVYLLAFCTFIGMSKNPPLKTVVAMMIGFAMAAVGMDTVSGNLRLTFDQPALMTGISFEVAVIGLFGIGEILCTVEEGLVFRGEHARITPMVILRTWAKLPRYWLTIVRSTLVGCWMGITPGGPTAASFMSYSLARRFSKNRDNFGKGELEGVIAPETADHSAGTSALLPMLTLGIPGSATAAVMLGGLMIWGLHPGPTLFVEQHDFVWGLIASMYLGNVVSLIVVLATVPLFASILRIPFSIIAPIIIMVCAIGAYSVHNSFVDVVLMLGFGALGYLFKKLGYPIAPLVLAAVLGDKAEDAFRQSMLFSDGHLGIFWSNPLVGCLTTAALLMLFWPLISKALQVMVGLRKPSAAKPKSVL